Proteins encoded together in one Lathyrus oleraceus cultivar Zhongwan6 chromosome 5, CAAS_Psat_ZW6_1.0, whole genome shotgun sequence window:
- the LOC127084200 gene encoding probable trehalose-phosphate phosphatase C, with protein sequence MTKQNNVVVTPEVKSCINTLISTVVLPSAATAPESMAVIGGFLGFSHNNFIKRLEGSNVNGWIDSMRAASPTRVKSSENYQEKCSWILFHPSALKVFDQILFNSKGKQIVFFLDYDGTLSPIVADPDKAFMTRKMRGTLKDVARNFPTAIVTGRCRDKVFNFVKLAELYYAASHGMDIMGPTKNQTTAKSKSDSNNKAVLFQPASQFLPMIDEVYKILLEKTKSVPGAMVENNKYCLSVHFRCVDEKSWAPLAEKVRLVLNEYPKLRLTQGRKVLEIRPTIKWDKGKALEFLLESLGYENSNDVFPIYIGDDRTDEDAFKVLSRRGQGVGILVSSVPKETDASYTLQDPSEVENFLRRLVEWKRLSSVNPTSAYRVVD encoded by the exons ATGACTAAACAGAATAATGTAGTGGTGACACCTGAAGTTAAGTCATGTATTAACACGCTTATCTCCACCGTGGTTTTGCCTAGTGCAGCAACCGCGCCGGAATCTATGGCAGTGATTGGTGGGTTTTTGGGTTTCTCTCATAACAATTTTATTAAGAGATTGGAAGGTAGCAATGTTAATGGCTGGATTGATTCAATGAGAGCTGCTTCTCCAACTCGCGTCAAATCTTCAGAAAATTACCAAGAAAAATGTTCATGGATT CTTTTTCATCCTTCAGCACTAAAAGTGTTTGATCAAATATTGTTTAATTCAAAAGGAAAACAGATTGTGTTTTTTCTCGACTACGATGGAACTCTCTCTCCTATTGTTGCTGATCCAGATAAAGCCTTCATGACTAGAAAG ATGAGAGGAACGCTTAAGGATGTAGCAAGAAATTTCCCTACCGCCATAGTGACAGGAAGGTGCAGAGACAAG GTATTTAACTTCGTAAAATTGGCGGAGTTGTACTATGCAGCAAGCCATGGTATGGACATCATGGGACCAACAAAAAACCAAACTACTGCAAAA AGTAAAAGTGATAGTAATAACAAAGCAGTGTTGTTTCAACCAGCAAGTCAGTTCCTACCAATGATCGATGAAGTGTATAAAATTTTGTTAGAAAAAACAAAATCTGTCCCGGGAGCTATGGTAGAAAACAACAAATATTGCTTATCCGTGCACTTTCGTTGTGTTGATGAAAAG AGTTGGGCTCCTTTGGCTGAGAAAGTAAGATTAGTACTTAATGAATATCCAAAACTTAGATTAACACAAGGAAGAAAAGTGTTGGAGATTCGTCCCACTATCAAATGGGACAAAGGAAAAGCTCTTGAGTTTTTGTTGGAATCGTTAG GATATGAGAATTCTAATGATGTTTTCCCAATCTACATCGGTGATGATCGAACTGATGAGGATGCTTTTaag GTTTTGAGTAGAAGAGGTCAAGGGGTTGGGATTCTTGTTTCTAGTGTTCCAAAAGAAACAGACGCTTCCTACACACTGCAAGATCCATCAGAG GTTGAGAATTTTTTGCGGCGATTGGTGGAATGGAAAAGATTGAGTAGTGTGAACCCCACAAGTGCATATAGAGTTGTAGATTAA